One Fusobacterium varium genomic window, ATTTTGTTTATAAAAGAAAAAGAGCTGTAAAGATTAATGAACAAAAATCATCAATCTAAACAGCTCCCATCTATTTAATTTACTTTTATTTTATTAATATATCAACTATATCTATTTTCTTCTCTTGTAATCCATTCTCTAATAAAAACTCTTGAGTATTTACCAAATCTTTAATATCACTCTCTTTTATCTCACTATTAAAATCATATAATGGATAAAGTTCCAATACCTCTTTCTCTGTTAATCCTGTATCTTCTGCAGTTATCTTAATAGCCTCATCAAAATTTGTATCAATAAACTTAACTGCATCATCATTTACTTTTAAAAATCTTTTTACTAATTCAGGATTCTCTTTTAAGAATTTTCCACTTACTGCTGTCACTACTAATCCTTCAACTAATCCCTCTCCATTTGTCACCACTGTTGCTCCATTTTTCATAGCTTTTAAAGCTACCGGTCCTGCAAGAAGTGCTGCATCTACACTTCCCCCTTGTAAAGCTGCCATAGCCTCTGGAAGTCCCATATTAATAAACTCTATATCCTCAACTTTTAAATCTCCCTTTCCTAAATAAGCTAATAGAAGTTGATGAAGTATTGTTCCCTTTGGTCCTGCTACTTTCTTTCCTCTTAATTCCTCTGGTGATTTAATTCCTGATTTAGTAAGAAGCATAAATCCTTTTGGAGATCTACTATATACATTTGTTATCTTTAAATCAACTCCATTTGATGCTGCTATTATTGCTGATGTTCCTCCTAATGCATGTAGAAAATCTAACTCTCCAGCTGCTAAAGCTTGTGTTTGTTCTGGTCCTGTTGTAAGCTCATGAAATTTTACAGAGATATTATCTTTCTTAAACTCCTTTCCAAACATATCCATATTTTTTTCAAGAATAGATGGAATATTAAGTGGAGATTTTACATAAGTTACATTGATCTCACTTACTTTTTCCTTTCCACAACCTGATATCAAAAGCATTCCTACTACCCCTAAACTAATTAAAATTTTCTTTATCATTTTTACCTCCAAATTTAACTATTTATTTTATTTAAAATCTCTTTTTTTAACCTGATCAGTTGAATATCCTCAATATCTCTAGGATACTTTTTATCTATCTCATAAGCTGAGATATTTCCATCATTTATCACTATTATATTATGTCCTATGCTTATTGCTTCATCTATATTGTGAGTTACAAATATGATTCCAACTTTTGTTTCCTCATATATTTTTAAGAGAGCATTTTGAAGTTTTAACCTTGTAAAATAATCTAGTGCAGAAAAAGGTTCATCCATTAATAGAGTGTCTGGAGAATAAGCCAATGCCCTTGCTATTGCCACTCTCTGTGCCATCCCTCCAGAAAGTTTACTTGGATATAGATTTTTACTTTCTAATAGATCAACCATTTTCAAATACTTATCATCTCTATCTTTAAATCCATGTATCTCAATATTTTCTTTAACTGTGAGCCAAGGCATCAATCTACTCTCTTGAAATACCATCCCAATTTTAGAACTACTTTTCTCCCCATTTTTATTATAAAAATCTATCTCCCCAGAAGTTATATTTTCCAATCCAGCTATTATTCTAAGCAAAGTTGTTTTTCCACAACCACTCTTTCCTAAAATTACTGTTATCTTATCATTATATATTTCTAAATCTATATTTTTTAAAACTTCCTTCTCCTTTTCTCCATCTTTAAATATTTTTTGTAAATTTTTAAGTTTATACATATTCTTCATTGTAGTCACCTCTCTTTTTCTTTAGATAACTGGTAACTAAATATGAAAATAGGTAGTCTGTTGCTATCCCTGTTACCCCTATAACTATTATCCCTAATACAACTATATCAGATCTTGAAATCTGTTGAGCATCAAGTATTAAATACCCTATTCCTGAAGATGCTGCTATTAATTCTGCTCCTATTATAGCTCTCCAACTATAACCTATCCCCAATTTTAAACCTATTAATATATCTGGTATTGAGTTTGGAAGAATAATTTTACAGAAAATATCTTTTTTTGATAACTTAAAAACCTGTCCTACTTCAATATATTTTTTATCACATTGA contains:
- a CDS encoding NrtA/SsuA/CpmA family ABC transporter substrate-binding protein; translation: MIKKILISLGVVGMLLISGCGKEKVSEINVTYVKSPLNIPSILEKNMDMFGKEFKKDNISVKFHELTTGPEQTQALAAGELDFLHALGGTSAIIAASNGVDLKITNVYSRSPKGFMLLTKSGIKSPEELRGKKVAGPKGTILHQLLLAYLGKGDLKVEDIEFINMGLPEAMAALQGGSVDAALLAGPVALKAMKNGATVVTNGEGLVEGLVVTAVSGKFLKENPELVKRFLKVNDDAVKFIDTNFDEAIKITAEDTGLTEKEVLELYPLYDFNSEIKESDIKDLVNTQEFLLENGLQEKKIDIVDILIK
- a CDS encoding ATP-binding cassette domain-containing protein, with the protein product MTTMKNMYKLKNLQKIFKDGEKEKEVLKNIDLEIYNDKITVILGKSGCGKTTLLRIIAGLENITSGEIDFYNKNGEKSSSKIGMVFQESRLMPWLTVKENIEIHGFKDRDDKYLKMVDLLESKNLYPSKLSGGMAQRVAIARALAYSPDTLLMDEPFSALDYFTRLKLQNALLKIYEETKVGIIFVTHNIDEAISIGHNIIVINDGNISAYEIDKKYPRDIEDIQLIRLKKEILNKINS